Proteins encoded in a region of the Roseateles sp. SL47 genome:
- a CDS encoding PilW family protein has translation MIQHRHLSPRPGPGRARGFSLVELMVSLVIGMGLIVTMGLLSNKFETSKRESTASSDLSSTAAFLSYDFDRQIRSAGSGFTTGYDDTFGCELTASKSSTQILPAPAALPDPFASVPQSIRLVPLAVFPVAASNTTGSDVIQIMTGTGGVGEVPNQVRSKSVQTNMLRLTSSVGVQSNDLLLIAEKGRPCMLEQVSGSYSASSDQVDLAGTYYAAVINGQALNDRATGSSVNAKAFGLGNASNNNPPRFNLLGVNSSNQLVRYDLLGFTNGGTGATQPVPLADGVMIMRTLYGVDTNGDGLIDSWVRPGTTGYTASDVTTNAAITRQIIAVKVAMVLRSETVEDKATTTAQSTTRSTFDVAPATLTLFSSQASALQTTYTVTDRQRRHIVVEFTVPLRNLLASLRTTPPT, from the coding sequence ATGATCCAGCACCGCCACCTCTCGCCCCGTCCCGGTCCCGGCCGGGCACGCGGCTTCAGCCTTGTGGAACTCATGGTCTCCCTGGTGATCGGCATGGGCCTGATTGTCACCATGGGCCTGCTGAGCAACAAGTTCGAGACTTCCAAGCGGGAAAGCACGGCCTCCTCCGACCTGTCGTCGACGGCCGCTTTCCTGAGCTACGACTTCGACCGCCAGATCCGCAGCGCGGGTTCCGGTTTCACCACCGGTTATGACGACACCTTTGGCTGCGAGCTGACCGCTTCGAAAAGCAGCACGCAGATCCTGCCGGCGCCCGCCGCGCTGCCCGATCCGTTTGCGAGCGTGCCGCAGTCGATCCGCCTGGTGCCGCTGGCGGTGTTTCCCGTCGCAGCGTCGAACACCACCGGCTCGGACGTGATCCAGATCATGACCGGCACGGGTGGCGTGGGCGAAGTGCCTAATCAGGTCCGGAGCAAGTCGGTGCAGACCAACATGCTGCGCCTCACCTCCTCGGTCGGCGTGCAGTCCAACGATCTGCTGCTGATCGCTGAAAAGGGCCGCCCCTGCATGCTCGAGCAGGTCTCCGGCAGTTACAGCGCCAGCAGCGATCAGGTGGATCTGGCGGGCACCTACTATGCCGCCGTGATCAACGGTCAGGCGCTGAACGACCGCGCCACCGGTTCATCGGTCAATGCCAAGGCCTTTGGCCTGGGCAATGCCAGCAACAACAACCCGCCGCGTTTCAACCTGCTGGGCGTCAACAGCAGCAACCAACTGGTGCGGTATGACCTGCTGGGCTTCACCAACGGCGGCACTGGAGCCACGCAGCCCGTCCCCTTGGCCGACGGCGTGATGATCATGCGCACGCTGTACGGGGTGGACACCAATGGCGATGGTCTGATCGATTCCTGGGTCCGCCCGGGCACAACCGGATACACCGCCTCCGACGTGACCACCAACGCCGCCATCACGCGCCAGATCATCGCGGTGAAGGTCGCCATGGTGCTGCGATCTGAGACCGTGGAAGACAAAGCCACCACGACGGCCCAGTCCACCACCCGCTCCACCTTTGATGTGGCGCCGGCCACTCTGACGCTCTTCTCGAGCCAGGCCAGCGCGCTCCAGACCACCTACACGGTCACGGACCGCCAGCGCCGCCACATCGTGGTCGAGTTCACGGTGCCCCTGCGCAACCTGCTGGCCAGCCTCAGAACGACCCCTCCGACCTGA
- a CDS encoding pilus assembly FimT family protein, with protein sequence MHLSPRPQRGLTLLELMVVIAIIAMISAYAVPGIRSWSNNAQLRTTATNLQVALKQAQGEASRSFRQVVFFRTAATTCNGTEQASSTGTRWVIKMLPIVSTESASATLCGSLNEAAPLVSVTGPQAVCFSGAGRPTALASSVTGVGVACTTGTDSQIIFGISPTTTTSNTKKMQVWMNLGGSVRSCDPTRLSSAAPDGCPAVNQTPTT encoded by the coding sequence ATGCACCTGAGCCCACGCCCCCAACGCGGCCTGACGCTGCTTGAGCTGATGGTGGTGATCGCCATCATTGCCATGATCAGTGCCTATGCCGTGCCAGGCATCCGGTCCTGGTCGAACAATGCGCAACTGCGCACGACCGCGACCAACCTGCAGGTGGCGCTCAAGCAGGCGCAGGGGGAAGCCTCCCGCAGCTTCCGCCAGGTGGTGTTCTTCCGGACCGCCGCCACCACTTGCAACGGCACCGAGCAGGCGTCCAGCACCGGCACCCGCTGGGTGATCAAGATGCTGCCCATCGTGTCCACCGAAAGCGCCTCGGCCACGCTCTGCGGCAGCCTGAATGAAGCTGCGCCTCTGGTCTCCGTGACCGGCCCACAGGCGGTCTGCTTCAGCGGCGCCGGACGGCCCACGGCGCTGGCTTCCAGCGTGACCGGGGTCGGCGTTGCCTGCACCACCGGAACGGACAGCCAGATCATCTTTGGCATCTCGCCGACCACCACCACGTCCAACACCAAGAAGATGCAGGTGTGGATGAACCTGGGCGGATCGGTCCGCAGTTGCGACCCCACCCGACTGTCCTCCGCCGCGCCGGATGGATGCCCTGCAGTCAACCAGACGCCCACCACATGA
- a CDS encoding pilus assembly PilX family protein, protein MPTSVHRRQRGIIMVIALITLAIMMVGAVAALRAMNATLTGAGNIGMKRDMGNQAEVALRKAMAGLNSGTDLTSNATSINYSATMLATTPEGIPTALLGTTPSTVGGLGVASNVVDLTSAAAYGTGTAPKVKMYYVIDRLCRTTGVMDTTNCLTSSQQNPGVDGSGGVPAPSKPVYRVSVRVDGPRGSQSFYQATLSN, encoded by the coding sequence ATGCCCACTTCCGTTCATCGCCGCCAGCGCGGCATCATCATGGTGATCGCGCTGATCACGCTCGCCATCATGATGGTGGGCGCCGTGGCCGCGCTCCGGGCAATGAATGCCACGCTTACCGGCGCCGGCAACATCGGCATGAAACGCGACATGGGCAATCAGGCCGAGGTGGCACTGCGCAAGGCCATGGCTGGCCTGAACAGTGGCACCGACCTCACCAGCAACGCCACCTCCATCAATTACAGCGCCACGATGCTGGCCACCACGCCGGAAGGTATTCCCACCGCACTGCTGGGCACCACGCCCTCCACCGTGGGTGGGCTGGGCGTGGCCTCCAATGTGGTGGACCTCACCTCCGCCGCCGCTTACGGCACCGGCACCGCACCCAAGGTCAAGATGTATTACGTCATCGACCGGCTGTGCCGGACCACCGGTGTGATGGACACCACCAACTGCCTCACCTCCAGCCAGCAGAACCCCGGCGTGGACGGTAGCGGCGGCGTGCCCGCCCCCAGCAAACCGGTCTATCGCGTGTCGGTCCGTGTGGACGGACCGCGCGGCTCCCAATCGTTCTATCAGGCGACCTTGTCCAATTAA
- a CDS encoding type IV pilus modification PilV family protein: MKPTFRPLPARRRARGMTLIEVLCAILVMTLGLLGLVSVMAKASQATVATDDAQRAASLANELATEMWLRGTVNVPTATLNAWRTRVSTASDMGLPSGVGAVSQPNTSINFARITITWTPPGATNARQYFTDVRLNN; the protein is encoded by the coding sequence ATGAAGCCGACCTTCCGTCCGTTGCCCGCACGGCGCCGTGCCCGTGGCATGACATTGATCGAAGTCCTCTGCGCCATCCTGGTGATGACATTGGGCCTGTTGGGTCTCGTGTCGGTGATGGCCAAGGCCTCGCAGGCCACGGTTGCCACCGATGACGCCCAGCGTGCCGCCTCGCTGGCCAATGAACTGGCCACCGAAATGTGGCTGCGCGGCACAGTGAATGTGCCCACCGCCACGCTCAACGCCTGGAGAACCCGCGTGAGCACCGCCTCCGACATGGGCCTGCCCAGCGGGGTTGGCGCCGTGTCCCAGCCGAACACCTCCATCAATTTCGCACGCATCACCATCACCTGGACTCCGCCGGGTGCTACCAATGCGCGCCAGTACTTCACCGATGTGCGGTTGAACAACTGA